From a region of the Aeoliella mucimassa genome:
- a CDS encoding BON domain-containing protein, which translates to MLVASATAVKAQTPEDTAMAQHVARSIKESGQLQNYRLGVKYQDGVAWLLGSVTSDEQQQTAVKLAQNIEGVEQVICKLEVEGMATDQLVSPAAQVVETPAPVQERLAAMPMQQAPMQPVAGPAPVAPRQMAQMPRPMAPGQATAIRTASNQGRPMPASYCNGCTNGYPGGGMSPQPSGYVPNGGATGVSYDNAHMPGYAWPSYAAYPNYAAVTYPKQYSPTAWPYIGPFYPYPQVPLGWRKVTLEWDDGWWMLDFSHSKCQ; encoded by the coding sequence ATGTTGGTGGCATCCGCAACTGCGGTGAAGGCCCAAACGCCGGAAGACACCGCCATGGCGCAGCACGTGGCCCGATCGATTAAAGAGAGTGGCCAACTTCAGAACTATCGTCTCGGTGTGAAATACCAAGACGGTGTCGCCTGGTTGCTGGGCTCGGTTACCAGCGACGAACAGCAGCAAACTGCTGTGAAGCTTGCTCAGAACATCGAAGGTGTCGAGCAAGTCATCTGCAAGCTGGAAGTCGAAGGCATGGCTACCGACCAATTGGTGTCGCCTGCGGCTCAAGTGGTCGAGACTCCTGCACCTGTTCAGGAACGTCTCGCTGCCATGCCAATGCAGCAAGCTCCGATGCAACCTGTTGCTGGTCCGGCCCCTGTGGCCCCACGCCAAATGGCTCAGATGCCTCGTCCGATGGCACCTGGTCAGGCTACCGCGATCCGCACTGCTAGCAACCAGGGCCGTCCGATGCCCGCTAGCTACTGCAACGGCTGCACCAATGGGTACCCAGGTGGTGGCATGTCGCCACAACCTTCGGGTTATGTTCCCAACGGCGGTGCAACTGGCGTAAGCTACGACAACGCTCACATGCCTGGCTACGCCTGGCCGAGCTACGCTGCTTACCCGAACTACGCTGCGGTCACCTACCCCAAGCAGTACTCGCCTACCGCTTGGCCTTACATCGGCCCGTTCTATCCGTATCCCCAGGTTCCCCTGGGATGGCGTAAGGTCACGCTGGAATGGGACGACGGTTGGTGGATGCTGGACTTCAGCCACAGCAAGTGCCAGTAA
- a CDS encoding ExbD/TolR family protein, with protein sequence MPLKTTQDDQLQLNLTPMIDVLFLLIIFFMVATKFTELERNIEVELPEVATAGEHESPREPRTVTVYADGRIALDGESLSRVELVERLTAARRASPDVEVMLNGDANCPFQHVADTLAACHESEIHQIGIAVELATAMSQPANTRK encoded by the coding sequence ATGCCACTTAAAACCACTCAAGACGATCAACTGCAGTTAAACCTGACACCGATGATCGATGTCTTGTTCTTGCTGATCATCTTTTTCATGGTGGCAACCAAATTCACGGAACTCGAACGGAACATCGAAGTCGAACTACCGGAAGTGGCGACCGCTGGCGAACATGAATCGCCGCGCGAACCCCGCACCGTGACCGTGTACGCCGATGGCCGGATTGCCCTCGACGGCGAGTCGCTCAGTCGCGTCGAGTTGGTCGAACGGCTCACAGCAGCCCGGCGTGCCTCGCCCGACGTGGAAGTCATGCTCAACGGCGACGCGAATTGTCCCTTCCAGCATGTGGCCGACACCTTGGCCGCGTGTCACGAATCCGAGATCCATCAAATCGGTATCGCGGTGGAACTGGCCACGGCGATGAGTCAGCCGGCAAACACCCGAAAGTAG
- a CDS encoding thioredoxin-like domain-containing protein — MLHHRPCPFPTLLTTISAAVAFVCCPSVRAAVPTVQQALSLKPIQSNVDYDKPSAADAGNCTIQPGKQDGKTAWIVLDPSGAMLRYFKDSNGDNVVDLWCYYKNGLEVYRDIDADFDGKADQYRWFHTGGTRWGLDKDENGKIDSWKQISPYEVAEVAIEAIQKNDANLFNTLLLGSGDVKSLGLGSELEQQVTTSIREAESKFTQFAKSQSVINKQTRFLDFGAARPALVPAGTNGSTKDIEVYENAAALVENGGNPEQVYLGAVVKVDNTWRLLGLPQTGDASAVASLFNIPSADPLGSVAATNAPTEEMQTLMTELEKLDSNFSSDPKQQNADMKRRIEIMQELAKMSPAGNDREQWQRQLADMLSASVQTLQYDEAIDDLKKLAEQLKKDNASKELQAHVEFRRLWSDYIKAGSDPKADYTKVRDSWVESLKTFVNDYPNYTDTAEALLQLGMEQEFAGEEKDAIEWYGKLAKDFPKTDAGQKAQGAIQRIDSIGKVLPLSGNAIGGGKVDLTSYRRKYVLIHYWATWCEPCKEDIEQLKKLHAAYARQGFDIIGVNLDSNVKLAEQYLASNRTPWKHVYDEGGLDGRLANEMGVMTLPLMIFVDDEGKVANRNMHISQLEDELKRVIGKTPQMSRR, encoded by the coding sequence ATGTTACATCATCGCCCCTGCCCTTTCCCCACCCTTCTGACGACGATTTCCGCTGCCGTAGCCTTCGTCTGCTGCCCGAGCGTTCGGGCGGCCGTGCCGACCGTGCAGCAGGCCTTGTCGCTCAAACCGATTCAGTCGAATGTCGACTACGACAAGCCATCGGCGGCCGACGCGGGAAACTGCACCATCCAGCCCGGCAAGCAAGATGGCAAGACCGCCTGGATCGTGCTCGACCCGAGCGGCGCCATGCTGCGGTACTTCAAGGACTCGAACGGCGATAACGTGGTCGACCTGTGGTGCTACTACAAGAACGGCCTGGAAGTGTATCGCGACATCGACGCCGACTTCGATGGCAAAGCCGATCAGTACCGTTGGTTCCACACCGGCGGCACTCGCTGGGGTTTGGACAAAGACGAGAATGGCAAAATCGATAGCTGGAAGCAGATCTCGCCTTACGAAGTCGCGGAAGTTGCGATCGAAGCGATCCAGAAGAACGACGCGAACCTGTTCAACACCTTGCTACTCGGCAGCGGCGACGTGAAATCGCTTGGCCTCGGTTCCGAACTCGAACAGCAAGTAACCACCAGCATTCGCGAAGCCGAATCGAAGTTCACCCAGTTCGCCAAGTCGCAAAGCGTGATCAACAAGCAAACGCGCTTCCTCGATTTCGGCGCCGCCCGCCCGGCGTTGGTTCCAGCTGGCACCAACGGTTCGACGAAAGACATCGAAGTCTATGAGAACGCAGCTGCCTTGGTCGAAAACGGCGGCAACCCCGAACAGGTTTACCTGGGCGCGGTCGTGAAAGTCGACAACACCTGGCGTTTGCTAGGCTTGCCGCAGACCGGCGACGCTTCGGCCGTCGCGAGCTTGTTTAACATTCCCTCGGCCGATCCCCTGGGTTCGGTAGCGGCAACCAACGCCCCCACCGAGGAGATGCAAACCCTGATGACCGAACTGGAGAAGCTCGATAGCAACTTCAGCAGCGATCCCAAGCAACAAAACGCCGACATGAAACGGCGGATCGAGATCATGCAGGAACTGGCCAAGATGAGCCCAGCCGGCAACGATCGCGAACAATGGCAACGCCAGTTGGCGGATATGCTGAGCGCTTCGGTTCAGACGCTGCAGTACGACGAAGCCATCGACGACCTGAAGAAGCTCGCCGAGCAGCTCAAGAAGGACAACGCCTCGAAAGAACTGCAAGCGCACGTGGAGTTCCGTCGCCTGTGGTCCGACTACATCAAGGCGGGTAGCGATCCCAAGGCCGACTACACCAAGGTACGTGACAGCTGGGTGGAATCGCTCAAGACCTTTGTGAACGACTATCCGAACTACACCGACACGGCCGAAGCCTTGCTGCAACTCGGCATGGAGCAGGAGTTCGCGGGCGAAGAGAAAGATGCCATCGAATGGTACGGTAAGCTCGCAAAAGACTTCCCCAAAACCGACGCGGGCCAGAAAGCCCAAGGAGCGATTCAACGCATCGACTCCATCGGCAAAGTGTTGCCGCTCTCGGGCAACGCGATTGGTGGCGGCAAGGTCGACCTCACGAGCTATCGTCGCAAGTACGTGCTGATTCACTACTGGGCCACCTGGTGTGAGCCTTGCAAGGAAGACATCGAACAGCTGAAAAAGCTGCACGCGGCCTACGCTCGCCAGGGCTTCGACATCATCGGGGTGAACCTCGATAGCAACGTGAAGCTGGCCGAGCAGTACCTAGCTAGCAATCGCACCCCTTGGAAGCACGTTTACGACGAAGGAGGCCTCGATGGGCGCCTGGCAAACGAGATGGGTGTGATGACTTTGCCGCTGATGATCTTCGTCGACGATGAAGGAAAAGTGGCCAATCGCAACATGCACATCTCGCAGCTTGAAGACGAGCTGAAGCGAGTGATCGGCAAGACTCCGCAAATGAGCCGCCGATAG
- a CDS encoding MotA/TolQ/ExbB proton channel family protein, giving the protein MLATQTATEIPTQSLLDMALASGLTLWPIVVASFVMLVVVFERLVSLRRKRVVPKPFIHCFLSQVADGSLDRDEALEYCEDDSSHMARVFAAGVRKWGKPAVEVEQAILDEGERTANMLRKYLRVINGVATVSPLLGLLGTVCGMIKAFNAIASGDGMGRPEMLAGGISEALLSTAAALFVAIPALILYLYFVGRVDTLVMEIDNNGQQLVNLISAETNQSKGRKKAA; this is encoded by the coding sequence ATGCTTGCCACACAAACTGCCACCGAAATCCCTACACAAAGTCTGCTGGATATGGCACTCGCCAGCGGCCTGACGTTGTGGCCGATCGTCGTCGCGTCGTTTGTGATGTTGGTAGTGGTATTTGAGCGATTGGTGAGTCTACGCCGTAAACGGGTGGTGCCGAAACCTTTCATCCACTGCTTTCTTTCGCAAGTGGCCGATGGTTCGCTCGATCGCGACGAAGCCCTGGAGTATTGCGAAGACGACTCGAGCCACATGGCCCGAGTGTTCGCCGCTGGGGTGCGTAAGTGGGGTAAGCCGGCGGTGGAAGTCGAGCAAGCGATTCTCGACGAAGGCGAACGCACCGCGAATATGCTTCGCAAGTACCTGCGGGTGATCAATGGTGTCGCGACCGTAAGTCCACTGCTTGGTTTGCTCGGTACCGTCTGCGGCATGATCAAGGCGTTTAACGCCATTGCCAGCGGCGATGGCATGGGCCGCCCCGAAATGCTTGCCGGCGGCATCAGCGAAGCGTTGCTCTCGACAGCTGCCGCGCTGTTTGTCGCGATTCCGGCTCTGATTCTCTACCTGTACTTCGTTGGTCGAGTCGACACGCTGGTCATGGAGATCGACAACAACGGTCAGCAATTGGTCAACCTGATCTCGGCCGAAACGAATCAAAGCAAAGGTCGCAAGAAAGCCGCTTAA